One Miscanthus floridulus cultivar M001 chromosome 11, ASM1932011v1, whole genome shotgun sequence DNA window includes the following coding sequences:
- the LOC136491987 gene encoding ABC transporter B family member 15-like: MAAAREKASVLELVRYADTRDRCLMALGALGSFGDGMMQPLSMLVLGDIVNSYGGAGTADSAFSSSAVDKFALRLLYVAVAVGACAFLEGLCWTQTAERQASRMRRLYLEAVLRQQVEFFDTSGPSSSQATTFRVISTISNDADTIQDFLAEKLPNVLANMTLFFGTLVVSFVFAWRLALAGLPFTLLFVAPSVVLGKRMAAAAGEARAAYEEAGGVAEQAVSSIRTVVSYRGERQTLERFGRALARSTALGIKQGLIKGAVIGSLGIMYAVWSFMSWIGSVLVIRFHAQGGHVFVASICIILAGMSIMMALPNLRYFVDAATAAARMREMIDRLQPLETEGKKGATKESIRGQITFRDVHFSYPSRPDTRVLDGVSLTISEGATVGLVGGSGSGKSTIISLLQRFYIQDSGEILLDGSDIGTLNVEWLRSQIGLVSQEPVLFATSIRENILFGNEAASLKQVVVAAKMANAHDFITKLPHGYETNVGQFGTQLSGGQKQRIAIARALIRDPKILLLDEATSALDSESERAVQDALDRASVGRTTVVVAHRLSTIRKADMIAVLDAGRVVECGTHDELLLGTEAGEGGGVYARMALLNKASVATEECQRVVEVELESSRVSFRSVEIMSVPSDFHPSPVTSFMSVERSVETEDHERDGHDPARGRKPSQLRLLKMNRPEWKQALLGCAGAIVFGAVLPLYSYSLGALPEVYFLGDDHLIRTKTRLYSLVFFGTAIVCITANIVQHYNFAVMGERLTERVRGQMFAKILSFEVGWFDEDENSSAAMSARLATQTTKVRSLVGDRMCLLVQAAANAALGFSLALAVSWRLAVVMMAMQPLIIASFYFKKVLMTAMSKKAKKAQVQGSQLASEAVVNHRTITAFSSQRRMLLLYEAAQEAPRKDNRVESWYSGFCLSLCQFSNTGSMALALWYGGRLMAKGLITPTHLFQVFFMLMTMGRVIADAGSLTSDLAKGGDAVRSILDTLDREPMIKDDGDEASEQKKKKRKQQQKEMKGAIEFRNVHFSYPTRPEMSVLHGFSLEIGAGKTVALVGPSGSGKSTVIGLMERFYDVQKGSVLIDGRDIRSWSLAHLRSHIALVSQEPTLFSGTIRDNIMYGDEHATEDEVTSAAKLANAHGFISAMEGGYDARVGERGAQLSGGQRQRIALARAILKNARVLLLDEATSALDTVSERLVQDAIDRMLQGRTCVVVAHRLSTVQKVDMIAVVKGGKVVERGRHEELIAAGRGGMYYNLMKLQQGRSPCLSPK, from the exons ATGGCCGCGGCCAGGGAGAAGGCCTCAGTTCTGGAGCTGGTCCGCTACGCCGACACacgggaccggtgcctcatggCGCTGGGCGCGCTGGGCAGCTTCGGCGACGGCATGATGCAGCCGCTCTCCATGCTCGTGCTCGGCGACATCGTCAACAGCTACGGCGGCGCCGGGACCGCCGACAGCGCCTTCAGCTCCAGCGCCGTCGACAAG TTTGCGCTTCGGTTGCTGTACGTCGCGGTTGCCGTCGGCGCCTGCGCGTTCCTAG AGGGGCTGTGCTGGACGCAGACCGCGGAGCGGCAGGCGTCCAGGATGAGGCGGCTGTACCTGGAGGCCGTCCTGCGGCAGCAGGTGGAGTTCTTCGACACGTCCGGGCCGTCCTCTTCGCAGGCCACCACGTTCCGGGTCATCTCCACAATCTCCAACGACGCCGACACCATCCAGGACTTCCTTGCCGAGAAG CTGCCCAACGTCCTGGCGAACATGACGCTCTTCTTCGGCACGCTGGTCGTGTCCTTCGTCTTCGCGTGGCGGCTCGCGCTGGCGGGCCTCCCGTTCACGCTCCTCTTCGTGGCCCCGAGCGTGGTCCTGGGCAAACGCATGGCCGCCGCGGCGGGGGAGGCGCGCGCGGCGTACGAGGAGGCCGGCGGCGTCGCCGAGCAGGCGGTGTCGTCCATCCGCACCGTGGTGTCGTACCGCGGGGAGCGGCAGACGCTGGAGCGGTTCGGGCGCGCCCTGGCCCGGAGCACGGCGCTCGGCATCAAGCAGGGGCTCATCAAGGGCGCCGTCATCGGGAGCCTGGGCATCATGTACGCCGTCTGGTCCTTCATGTCCTGGATCGGCAGCGTCCTGGTCATCCGTTTCCACGCGCAGGGCGGGCACGTCTTCGTCGCCTCCATCTGCATCATCTTGGCCGGAAT GTCCATCATGATGGCTCTGCCAAACCTGCGTTACTTCGTCGACGCCGCGACGGCGGCAGCACGGATGCGTGAGATGATCGACAGGCTGCAGCCTCTCGAGACGGAGGGCAAGAAGGGCGCCACCAAGGAGAGCATCAGGGGGCAGATCACGTTCAGGGACGTGCATTTCTCGTACCCGTCCAGGCCTGACACGCGGGTGCTCGACGGCGTGAGCCTCACCATCTCTGAGGGCGCCACCGTCGGCCTCGTCGGCGGGAGCGGGTCTGGGAAGTCCACTATCATCTCCTTGCTGCAGAGGTTCTACATCCAGGACTCGGGCGAGATACTGCTGGACGGCAGTGACATTGGCACGCTGAACGTGGAGTGGCTCAGGAGCCAGATCGGCCTCGTGAGCCAGGAGCCTGTGCTGTTCGCCACGTCCATCAGGGAGAACATTCTGTTCGGCAACGAGGCGGCCTCGCTGAAGCAAGTCGTCGTGGCGGCGAAGATGGCCAACGCTCACGATTTCATCACCAAATTGCCCCATGGATACGAAACCAAT GTCGGGCAGTTCGGGACGCAGTTATCGGGAGGACAGAAGCAGCGCATCGCCATCGCCCGCGCGCTCATCAGGGACCCCAAAATCCTGCTCCTCGACGAGGCGACCAGCGCGCTGGACTCCGAGTCGGAGCGCGCGGTGCAGGACGCGCTGGACCGGGCGTCCGTGGGCCGGACGACCGTCGTCGTGGCGCACCGCCTCTCCACCATCCGCAAGGCCGACATGATCGCCGTGCTCGACGCGGGCCGCGTGGTGGAGTGCGGCAcgcacgacgagctcctccttggcACGGAGGCCGGCGAAGGCGGCGGCGTCTACGCACGGATGGCGCTGCTGAATAAGGCGTCCGTGGCGACGGAGGAATGCCAGCGGGTGGTGGAGGTAGAGCTGGAGAGCAGCAGGGTGTCGTTCCGTAGCGTTGAGATCATGTCGGTGCCCAGCGACTTCCACCCAAGCCCGGTGACATCGTTCATGTCGGTCGAACGCTCCGTGGAAACGGAAGACCACGAGCGCGACGGCCACGACCCGGCGCGCGGCAGAAAGCCTTCCCAGCTCCGCCTGCTCAAGATGAATCGGCCGGAATGGAAGCAAGCTCTGCTCGGGTGCGCCGGCGCCATCGTTTTCGGTGCGGTGCTGCCCCTCTACTCTTACAGCCTCGGAGCTTTGCCGGAGGTGTATTTTCTCGGCGACGATCACCTCATCCGTACAAAGACCAG GCTGTACTCCCTCGTCTTCTTCGGCACTGCCATCGTCTGCATCACGGCGAACATCGTGCAGCACTACAACTTCGCGGTCATGGGCGAGCGCCTGACAGAGCGCGTCCGTGGACAGATGTTCGCCAAGATACTCTCCTTCGAGGTCGGGTGGTTCGACGAGGACGAGAACTCAAGCGCCGCGATGAGCGCGCGGCTGGCCACGCAGACCACCAAGGTCCGCTCCCTCGTCGGCGACCGCATGTGCCTCCTGGTGCAGGCGGCCGCCAATGCGGCGCTAGGTTTCTCTCTGGCGCTCGCAGTGTCGTGGCGGCTCGCGGTGGTCATGATGGCGATGCAGCCGCTGATAATCGCGAGCTTCTACTTCAAGAAGGTGCTCATGACCGCCATGTCCAAGAAGGCCAAGAAGGCGCAGGTGCAAGGGAGCCAGCTCGCCAGCGAGGCTGTCGTGAACCACCGGACGATCACCGCGTTCTCGTCGCAGCGTCGGATGCTCCTCCTGTACGAGGCCGCGCAGGAGGCGCCGCGGAAGGACAACAGGGTGGAGTCGTGGTACTCCGGCTTCTGCCTGTCCCTGTGCCAGTTCAGCAACACGGGCAGCATGGCGCTTGCGCTGTGGTACGGAGGCAGGCTCATGGCCAAGGGCCTCATCACCCCCACGCACCTGTTCCAGGTGTTCTTCATGCTCATGACCATGGGAAGGGTGATCGCCGACGCCGGCAGCTTGACGTCCGACCTAGCCAAGGGCGGTGACGCCGTGCGGTCCATCCTCGACACGCTGGACCGTGAACCGATGATCAAGGACGACGGCGACGAAGCCAGCgaacagaagaagaagaagaggaagcagcAGCAGAAGGAGATGAAAGGCGCCATCGAGTTCAGGAACGTGCACTTCAGCTACCCGACGCGGCCGGAGATGAGCGTGCTCCATGGGTTCAGCCTCGAGATAGGCGCGGGGAAGACGGTAGCGCTCGTCGGGCCGAGCGGATCCGGCAAGTCCACGGTGATCGGCCTGATGGAGCGCTTCTACGACGTGCAGAAAGGCTCGGTGCTGATCGATGGCAGGGACATCAGGAGCTGGAGCCTGGCGCACCTCCGGTCGCACATCGCGCTCGTCAGCCAGGAGCCGACACTGTTCTCCGGCACCATCCGGGACAACATAATGTACGGCGACGAGCACGCCACCGAGGACGAGGTGACCAGCGCCGCCAAGCTTGCCAACGCCCACGGGTTCATCAG CGCGATGGAGGGCGGCTACGACGCGCGCGTCGGGGAGCGAGGGGCGCAGCTGTCCGGCGGGCAGAGGCAGCGGATCGCGCTGGCGCGTGCGATACTGAAGAACGCGCGGGTCCTGCTGCTGGACGAGGCGACGAGCGCGCTGGACACCGT